Proteins from one Microbacterium hatanonis genomic window:
- a CDS encoding cold-shock protein, producing the protein MSTQGTVKWFNSEKGFGFIAPDDGSADVFAHYTAIQASGYRSLEENQRVEFDVAQGPKGLQAENINPI; encoded by the coding sequence ATGAGCACGCAGGGCACGGTCAAGTGGTTCAACTCGGAGAAGGGTTTCGGATTCATCGCTCCCGATGACGGCAGCGCGGACGTCTTCGCGCACTACACGGCGATCCAGGCCTCGGGTTACCGCTCCCTGGAAGAGAACCAGCGGGTCGAGTTCGATGTCGCGCAGGGGCCGAAGGGCCTGCAGGCGGAGAACATCAACCCCATCTGA
- a CDS encoding sensor histidine kinase, whose product MSLQAGTRSSSSLRSPTSLGGILAEPETLDRRILGRPRAALLFALTVFVATAVQVLSVPISALVSAQGQWSLPIPLPAMFTLLIVGCAAQCALLLICDRHPVMAVAGTTAIYLALALGLSVPSWLVPMRAVIAIALFLLATRAAPVRTLLTLAAVIVVSVVGFLLWALALGGDVGVAVGFVVAEAVGIVAITGGATVLGLWWGAQTRRLLLERHRADTARREHEKRVEEARGRERARIAQELHDVAGQHLAGLIALTDAAMSLAPEHPERALELVEDVRNEGRFAAASLAGALADFRAVGATPIEATRDLRRADELVTYWQKRGMPLQFASSGPMDELPAVVSTTAYRALQEALTNAAKHAPGAAVDVDLAHSPGMLELHVKNDPPRPGTEPLPGLNLGWGLTGMREHIDLLRGTMTSGDTADGGWGVRVRIPVAHID is encoded by the coding sequence GTGTCTCTTCAAGCCGGAACCAGGTCTTCGAGTTCGCTGAGGTCGCCGACATCGCTCGGCGGCATCCTCGCCGAGCCCGAGACCCTCGACAGGCGTATCCTCGGCAGGCCTCGGGCTGCGCTCCTCTTCGCCCTCACGGTGTTCGTCGCCACGGCCGTGCAGGTGCTGTCGGTACCGATCAGCGCCCTCGTCAGTGCGCAGGGCCAGTGGAGCCTTCCGATTCCGCTCCCCGCCATGTTCACGCTGCTGATCGTGGGCTGCGCCGCGCAGTGCGCTCTGCTGCTGATCTGCGACCGCCACCCGGTGATGGCCGTCGCCGGCACCACGGCGATCTACCTCGCCCTGGCCCTCGGCCTGTCCGTTCCTTCGTGGCTCGTGCCCATGCGCGCCGTCATCGCGATCGCCCTCTTCCTGCTCGCCACCCGCGCCGCCCCCGTCCGCACACTGCTGACCCTGGCTGCGGTCATCGTCGTCAGCGTGGTCGGCTTCCTCCTGTGGGCGCTCGCACTCGGCGGCGACGTCGGTGTCGCTGTCGGATTCGTCGTCGCCGAAGCGGTCGGCATCGTGGCCATCACCGGCGGCGCCACTGTGCTCGGGCTCTGGTGGGGCGCGCAGACCCGCCGACTGCTGCTGGAACGCCATCGCGCCGACACCGCGCGGCGCGAGCACGAGAAGCGCGTGGAGGAGGCCCGCGGACGGGAGCGAGCGCGCATCGCGCAAGAACTGCACGACGTCGCGGGCCAGCACCTCGCAGGTCTCATCGCCCTCACCGACGCAGCGATGAGCCTGGCGCCGGAACACCCCGAGCGGGCTCTCGAGCTCGTCGAAGACGTGCGCAACGAGGGGAGGTTCGCCGCCGCCAGCCTCGCGGGCGCCCTCGCCGACTTCCGCGCGGTCGGCGCGACGCCCATCGAGGCGACGCGCGATCTCCGCCGTGCCGATGAACTGGTCACCTACTGGCAGAAGCGCGGGATGCCGCTGCAGTTCGCGTCGTCGGGTCCGATGGACGAGCTCCCCGCCGTCGTGTCGACGACCGCCTACCGCGCACTGCAGGAGGCTCTGACCAACGCGGCCAAGCACGCGCCGGGTGCAGCCGTGGACGTCGATCTCGCGCACTCGCCCGGGATGCTCGAGCTGCACGTGAAGAACGACCCGCCTCGACCGGGTACCGAGCCCCTCCCCGGCCTCAACCTGGGCTGGGGCCTCACGGGAATGCGCGAACACATCGACCTTCTGCGAGGCACAATGACCAGCGGGGACACCGCCGACGGCGGCTGGGGCGTGCGAGTGCGCATCCCGGTGGCACACATCGACTAG
- a CDS encoding response regulator transcription factor translates to MGGKTTIRVLIADDNRTVRKGLRLQLEGAAGITVVGEVTNGVDAVAAARSEHADVVLMDLQMPGMSGLEATRELTTSPDHPTVAVIVMTSFAIDGYVSEALDSGAVGYLLKSHDSDVLLEAIHAAARGHALVSSHVTATMLQEFVRRGSSRDDRAIAHRLTASERRVVGVLSKGVTSSEAIAEHLGVSVHTVRSHMHSAIKKVGLEDRTQLALWGARNHLS, encoded by the coding sequence ATGGGCGGCAAGACGACGATCCGCGTGCTGATCGCCGACGACAACCGCACCGTCCGCAAGGGTCTGCGCCTCCAGCTCGAGGGTGCCGCAGGCATCACGGTGGTCGGAGAGGTCACCAACGGGGTGGATGCTGTGGCCGCGGCGCGCTCCGAGCACGCCGACGTCGTGCTCATGGATCTGCAGATGCCGGGCATGAGCGGACTCGAAGCCACCCGTGAACTGACGACGTCGCCCGACCATCCGACCGTCGCCGTCATCGTCATGACCAGCTTCGCGATCGACGGCTACGTCTCTGAAGCACTCGACTCGGGTGCGGTCGGATATCTGCTCAAGAGCCACGACTCCGACGTGCTGCTCGAGGCGATCCACGCGGCCGCGCGCGGGCACGCCCTCGTGTCGTCGCACGTGACCGCCACCATGCTGCAGGAGTTCGTCCGCCGGGGTTCGTCGCGCGATGACCGGGCCATCGCCCATCGGCTCACCGCGTCGGAGCGCCGGGTGGTCGGGGTGCTGTCGAAGGGCGTGACCAGCAGCGAGGCGATCGCCGAGCACCTCGGAGTCTCCGTGCACACGGTGCGCTCCCACATGCACTCCGCGATCAAGAAGGTCGGGCTCGAAGACCGCACGCAGCTGGCCCTGTGGGGAGCGCGCAACCACCTGTCCTGA
- the lanKC gene encoding class III lanthionine synthetase LanKC, with amino-acid sequence MDTNYSAFANADPQFYDAPSRAGAPSGRRFVVPGHLDWSGWDHLIERPWSFWRLRGTVLPEQGWKIHVSATTSTADRMLREVAAFCHRRGIAFKMLVDQSRLERSLGKDADRSSAGKFLTVYPPDERALHDALVELDARLGGAPAPYILSDLRWREGPLFVRYGAFVKRWATVDGVPVLAVRDLDTGRWQPDVRSASFHVPAWVQMPGFLREQLSALDLTPPAGLPTITGALHHSNAGGVYEATVGGASVIVKEARPHTGRTPDGRDAVTRLRDEERVLRELAALPTPDVVGVFEAHGHRFLAMERIDGTPLNAAVVARHPLVRTGADATSRTEYRDWALSVTAATRRAIAELHAAGYVHGDLHPGNVMVRPDDSVALIDLEMARGVSAPDSAGIGVPGFVPPDGRGGRARDLYALACIDLFVFLPLTALLPLDDAKADQLISAAAEEFSLDNGWVERSASALTLRDRERAPRSIHDPAETTDAALSRTIDGIAAALRADLDLERDDRLWPGDPAQFAEPSTGVAHGALGVMTALLLAGHADLALERAWVERALAREQAPRAGLMDGTAGSAWAFGLLGDRSAAQRATEWLGDGRLSGLGSDLYSGLPGVGLAFLAESDESPPMLDAAVRIADDLRDRLAAAAPQTRVATGRGGLLHGATGTALFALRLYERTGDRRHLRLATDALEHDMASLARSTDASLQVNEGWRVLPYLGHGSAGIGAVIALALAHLGESERHLESLDGIVRAASAPFAIQSGLVQGRAGLIQFLLLLEIVGRSDAMSSGALVRHIDQLSLHSLSSPDGTRFAGDGLLRASCDLATGSAGVLTALVAYRAHLRGETPVLVGLPYLISPRDIEMRSLRRRPS; translated from the coding sequence GTGGACACCAACTATTCGGCGTTCGCGAATGCCGATCCACAGTTCTACGACGCGCCGTCGCGGGCGGGGGCGCCGAGCGGTCGACGCTTCGTCGTGCCCGGCCATCTCGACTGGAGCGGGTGGGACCACCTCATCGAGCGGCCGTGGTCGTTCTGGCGCCTCCGCGGCACCGTCCTTCCCGAGCAGGGATGGAAGATCCACGTCAGCGCGACGACGTCGACGGCTGATCGGATGCTGCGCGAGGTCGCCGCGTTCTGTCACCGCCGCGGGATCGCGTTCAAGATGCTCGTCGACCAGAGCCGGCTCGAGCGCTCCCTGGGCAAGGACGCCGACCGATCGTCCGCGGGGAAGTTCCTCACCGTGTATCCGCCCGACGAGCGAGCCCTGCACGACGCGCTCGTCGAGCTGGACGCCCGACTCGGCGGAGCCCCGGCACCGTACATCCTGTCCGACCTGCGCTGGCGCGAGGGTCCGCTGTTCGTCCGGTACGGCGCCTTCGTCAAGCGCTGGGCGACGGTCGACGGCGTCCCCGTGCTCGCCGTCCGTGATCTCGACACCGGCCGATGGCAGCCCGACGTGCGGTCGGCGTCGTTCCATGTGCCCGCGTGGGTGCAGATGCCCGGCTTCCTCCGCGAGCAGCTGAGCGCGCTCGACCTCACGCCCCCGGCCGGCCTGCCGACGATCACGGGGGCGCTGCACCATTCGAATGCCGGCGGCGTCTACGAGGCCACCGTCGGCGGCGCGTCGGTCATCGTGAAGGAGGCCCGTCCCCACACCGGGCGCACTCCCGACGGCCGCGACGCGGTGACCCGACTCCGTGACGAGGAGCGGGTGCTGCGGGAGCTCGCGGCCCTTCCGACCCCCGACGTCGTCGGCGTCTTCGAGGCGCACGGGCACCGCTTCCTCGCCATGGAGCGCATCGACGGCACCCCGCTGAACGCGGCCGTCGTCGCTCGTCACCCGCTCGTGCGCACCGGTGCCGACGCGACGTCGCGGACGGAGTACCGCGACTGGGCGCTCTCCGTGACCGCGGCGACCCGACGCGCGATCGCGGAGCTGCATGCCGCGGGCTATGTGCACGGCGACCTCCATCCCGGCAACGTGATGGTGCGGCCCGACGACTCCGTCGCGCTCATCGACCTCGAGATGGCACGCGGCGTCTCCGCGCCCGACTCGGCGGGCATCGGCGTCCCCGGTTTCGTGCCGCCCGACGGCCGGGGCGGAAGAGCGCGCGACCTCTATGCGCTCGCCTGCATCGACCTCTTCGTCTTCCTGCCCCTCACCGCGCTCCTCCCCCTCGACGACGCGAAGGCCGACCAGCTGATCTCCGCGGCGGCGGAGGAATTCTCCCTCGACAACGGCTGGGTCGAGCGTTCGGCGAGCGCTCTGACCCTGCGAGATCGTGAACGCGCTCCGCGCAGCATCCACGACCCTGCCGAGACGACGGATGCTGCGCTGTCGCGCACGATCGACGGAATCGCCGCCGCGCTGCGCGCCGACCTCGATCTCGAACGCGACGACCGCCTGTGGCCGGGCGACCCCGCGCAGTTCGCCGAACCCTCCACCGGCGTCGCTCATGGAGCCCTCGGCGTCATGACCGCCCTGCTTCTGGCCGGGCACGCCGACCTCGCTCTCGAGCGGGCGTGGGTCGAACGCGCTCTCGCTCGGGAACAGGCGCCCCGCGCCGGGCTGATGGACGGCACGGCCGGGTCGGCCTGGGCGTTCGGACTGCTCGGCGATCGCTCGGCGGCACAGCGCGCGACGGAGTGGCTCGGTGACGGCAGGCTGAGCGGGCTCGGCAGCGACCTCTACTCCGGGCTGCCGGGCGTGGGTCTGGCATTCCTCGCCGAGAGCGACGAGAGCCCCCCGATGCTCGACGCGGCGGTGCGCATCGCCGACGATCTGCGCGACCGTCTGGCCGCCGCCGCGCCGCAGACCCGTGTCGCAACCGGCCGCGGTGGCCTGCTGCACGGCGCGACGGGCACCGCGCTCTTCGCGCTGCGTCTGTACGAACGCACGGGCGACAGGCGCCACCTCCGTCTCGCCACGGACGCCCTGGAGCACGACATGGCCTCGCTCGCCCGGTCGACCGACGCATCGCTGCAGGTGAACGAGGGGTGGCGCGTGCTCCCGTACCTGGGTCACGGTTCGGCGGGCATCGGAGCAGTGATCGCCCTCGCGCTCGCGCACCTCGGCGAGAGCGAACGCCACCTCGAGTCGCTCGACGGCATCGTGCGGGCAGCATCCGCGCCGTTCGCGATCCAGTCCGGTCTCGTCCAGGGGCGCGCCGGTCTCATCCAGTTCCTGCTCCTGCTCGAGATCGTCGGGCGCTCCGACGCGATGTCGAGCGGTGCGCTGGTCCGGCACATCGACCAGCTCTCCCTTCACTCGCTCTCCTCCCCCGACGGCACCCGCTTCGCCGGCGACGGGCTGCTCCGCGCCTCCTGCGACCTCGCCACCGGGTCGGCGGGAGTGCTCACGGCCCTGGTGGCCTACCGCGCACACCTTCGCGGCGAGACCCCCGTCCTGGTGGGTCTGCCGTATCTGATCTCCCCCCGCGATATCGAGATGCGCTCGCTCCGGCGGCGCCCTTCGTAA
- a CDS encoding class III lanthipeptide yields MGYLLSLQTLDDASGEGRGTQFASTFSASVCVSTASASIC; encoded by the coding sequence ATGGGATATCTGTTGTCACTCCAGACGCTCGACGACGCGTCGGGCGAAGGGCGGGGAACGCAGTTCGCCAGCACCTTCAGTGCCAGCGTCTGCGTGAGCACGGCATCGGCGTCGATCTGCTGA
- a CDS encoding aldo/keto reductase encodes MKNAHLGDLTVSRIGLGAMTMAGTYTTGGSLDDDESIRTIHRALDLGVTHIDTAEIYGPFHSEEVVGRAIAGRRDRVVLATKFGLISHGNGEGRSIDSSASNVKTAVEGSLRRLGTDHIDLYYQHRVDKNTPIEETAGAVADLIKEGKVRHFGLSEASPQTIRRAHAVHPVAALQTEYSLWTRDVESEILPLLRELGIGFVPYSPLGHGLLTGQLRSAADIPDGDWRRTNPRFTAENFDRNLRIVEAVKTIGAEIGATPAQTALAWILTRGNDIAPIPGTRRVARVEENTSADAIELSAQQIDRLNALEPAAGDRHDEANFASIDR; translated from the coding sequence ATGAAGAACGCGCACCTCGGCGATCTCACCGTCTCCCGCATCGGCCTCGGCGCGATGACGATGGCCGGCACCTACACCACTGGTGGCAGCCTCGACGATGACGAGTCGATCCGGACTATCCACCGCGCCCTCGACCTCGGGGTCACCCACATCGACACCGCCGAGATCTACGGCCCGTTCCACAGCGAGGAAGTCGTCGGACGCGCTATCGCCGGACGCCGCGACCGGGTTGTCCTCGCCACGAAGTTCGGGCTCATCTCCCACGGCAACGGTGAGGGCCGCAGCATCGACAGCAGCGCCTCCAACGTGAAGACCGCCGTCGAAGGGTCCCTCCGGCGCCTCGGAACCGACCACATCGACCTCTACTACCAACACCGCGTCGACAAGAACACTCCCATCGAGGAAACCGCCGGCGCCGTGGCGGACCTCATCAAGGAAGGCAAGGTCCGCCACTTCGGTCTCTCCGAAGCATCCCCGCAGACCATCCGCCGCGCCCACGCCGTTCACCCGGTCGCCGCGCTGCAGACCGAATACTCCCTATGGACCCGTGACGTCGAATCAGAGATCCTCCCGCTCCTTCGCGAACTGGGCATCGGATTCGTGCCCTACTCGCCGCTAGGACACGGGCTCCTCACTGGCCAGCTGCGCTCCGCTGCCGACATCCCCGACGGCGACTGGCGGAGAACCAACCCCCGATTCACCGCCGAGAACTTCGACCGCAACCTCCGCATCGTCGAAGCAGTGAAAACCATCGGCGCAGAGATCGGGGCGACCCCCGCGCAGACGGCGCTGGCATGGATACTCACCCGCGGTAACGACATCGCCCCGATCCCCGGCACCCGCCGTGTCGCACGGGTCGAGGAGAACACCTCCGCCGACGCCATCGAACTCAGCGCGCAACAGATCGACCGTCTCAATGCCCTCGAGCCGGCGGCCGGCGACCGCCACGACGAAGCCAATTTCGCCTCCATCGACCGTTGA
- a CDS encoding SDR family NAD(P)-dependent oxidoreductase, whose translation MSSNVWFITGAGRGLGIDIARSALAAGHSVVATGRDAARVKNAIGSHENLLTVALDITDPTAAETAAAAAAEHFGRIDVLVNNAGNFYAGYFENTSPAQVRAQMETNFFGPLNVTRAVLPVMRKQRSGQVITVTSAAGLMGQEFVAAYAASKFALEGWMESLRYDVERFGIKTMAVEPGFFRTELLVEGASTIWPELDIDDYAELTAQTIEAWKSMNGLQGGDPKKLAEALVTLSDAGDLPLRFLAGADVMENVEKNLATIQGQIDAHRDLSASLGFAE comes from the coding sequence ATGAGCAGCAACGTCTGGTTCATCACCGGAGCAGGCCGCGGCCTCGGTATCGACATCGCACGATCCGCCCTCGCTGCCGGCCACAGCGTCGTCGCCACTGGTCGCGACGCGGCACGCGTGAAGAATGCCATCGGGTCCCACGAGAACCTGCTCACCGTCGCCCTGGACATCACCGACCCCACCGCGGCAGAGACCGCCGCCGCCGCCGCGGCCGAGCACTTCGGACGCATCGACGTTCTCGTCAACAACGCCGGCAACTTCTATGCCGGTTACTTCGAGAACACCAGCCCGGCCCAGGTCCGCGCCCAGATGGAGACCAACTTCTTCGGCCCCCTCAACGTCACCCGCGCCGTCCTCCCCGTCATGCGTAAGCAGCGCTCCGGCCAGGTCATCACCGTCACCTCGGCCGCCGGTCTGATGGGCCAGGAATTCGTCGCCGCTTACGCCGCATCGAAGTTCGCCCTCGAGGGATGGATGGAATCGCTGCGCTACGACGTAGAGCGCTTCGGCATCAAGACCATGGCTGTGGAGCCCGGATTCTTCCGCACCGAACTCCTGGTCGAGGGCGCCTCCACCATCTGGCCCGAACTCGACATCGACGACTACGCCGAACTCACCGCCCAGACCATCGAAGCGTGGAAGAGCATGAACGGCCTCCAGGGCGGCGACCCCAAGAAGCTCGCCGAAGCGCTCGTCACCCTTTCAGACGCCGGCGACCTGCCCCTGCGGTTCCTCGCCGGCGCCGACGTGATGGAGAACGTCGAAAAGAACCTCGCCACCATCCAGGGCCAGATCGACGCACACCGCGACCTGTCGGCGTCGCTCGGGTTCGCCGAGTAG
- a CDS encoding helix-turn-helix transcriptional regulator encodes MESHDDLSEFLTSRRAKLTPTQAGLPDFGGRRRVPGLRREEVALLAGMSAEYYKRLERGNATGVSEAVIDGVSRALQLDGAEHAHLSELVRTVSAGAHPQRRKSPPKTQLTAGMQQTIDAMSTVPVFVQNGRLDFVAANRLGRALFSEMLDTPRPPANAARFVFLDPKARTFYQDWEGNTRQIVAILRAEAGRSPYDRNLSDLVGELSTRSDLFRRLWGAHDVREHRTGLKSIHHPVVGDLDLTYQGMDLASDRGLQMLVFSAEPGSPSQDRLQLLANLAETDASLPDPTHS; translated from the coding sequence ATGGAGAGCCACGACGACCTGAGCGAGTTCCTCACCTCACGGCGAGCGAAGCTCACCCCCACCCAAGCCGGGCTCCCCGACTTCGGTGGGCGTCGACGCGTCCCGGGCCTGCGACGTGAGGAGGTCGCGCTCCTGGCAGGGATGAGTGCCGAGTACTACAAACGCCTCGAGCGGGGCAACGCGACCGGCGTCTCCGAAGCGGTCATCGACGGTGTCAGCCGGGCTCTCCAGCTCGACGGAGCCGAACATGCCCACCTCTCCGAGCTCGTCCGAACTGTGAGCGCCGGCGCTCACCCGCAGCGCCGGAAGTCTCCTCCGAAGACCCAGCTCACGGCGGGGATGCAGCAGACCATCGACGCGATGTCGACGGTGCCCGTGTTCGTGCAGAACGGTCGACTGGACTTCGTGGCCGCGAACCGACTGGGTCGGGCACTGTTCTCGGAGATGCTCGACACTCCTCGACCTCCCGCCAACGCCGCACGGTTCGTGTTCCTCGACCCGAAAGCCCGAACGTTCTACCAGGACTGGGAAGGCAACACCCGTCAGATCGTCGCGATACTTCGCGCCGAAGCCGGCCGATCCCCCTACGACCGAAACCTCAGCGACCTCGTCGGCGAGTTGTCCACTCGGAGCGATCTGTTCCGCCGATTGTGGGGAGCGCACGACGTCCGAGAGCATCGCACCGGCCTGAAAAGCATCCACCACCCTGTGGTCGGCGACCTCGATCTGACCTACCAAGGGATGGACCTCGCGTCCGACCGGGGACTGCAGATGCTGGTGTTCAGCGCCGAACCCGGATCGCCCTCCCAGGACCGGTTACAGCTGCTGGCCAACCTGGCCGAGACGGACGCAAGCCTCCCAGACCCGACGCATAGCTGA
- a CDS encoding FhaA domain-containing protein: MGLLDSFEKGLERAVNGAFAKTFRSGIQPVEIASALRSELDKQAAVVSRDRILAPNTFLVRLSAADDEKMRALGPTLVEELDGLVKKHARTQGYSFAGPVSITIERDASLSTGTLRVESQTASVGNVSWRAVVDIDGKRHPLVAARTVIGRGSDADITIPDAGTSRKHVEILWDGERAMVRDLGSTNGTQLQGRKVSEAPLPPDATVTIGRTNIVFRIVAEASTPPRPPVPDATRAFDTRRGDSR; encoded by the coding sequence GTGGGGCTACTCGACAGTTTCGAGAAGGGTCTCGAACGTGCCGTCAACGGTGCGTTCGCGAAGACCTTCCGCAGTGGCATCCAGCCCGTGGAGATCGCCTCTGCGCTGCGCAGCGAACTCGACAAGCAGGCCGCCGTCGTCAGCCGCGACCGCATCCTCGCTCCCAACACGTTCCTCGTGCGGCTCTCCGCCGCCGATGACGAGAAGATGCGCGCCCTCGGGCCGACCCTCGTCGAAGAGCTCGACGGCCTCGTGAAGAAGCACGCGCGCACGCAGGGCTATTCGTTCGCCGGGCCGGTGAGCATCACGATCGAGCGCGATGCGAGCCTGTCGACCGGAACGCTCCGCGTCGAGTCGCAGACCGCCAGCGTCGGCAACGTCTCGTGGCGCGCGGTCGTCGACATCGACGGCAAGAGGCACCCCCTGGTGGCGGCGCGCACGGTCATCGGCCGCGGGAGCGATGCCGACATCACCATCCCCGACGCGGGAACCAGCCGCAAGCACGTCGAGATCCTGTGGGACGGCGAGCGCGCCATGGTGCGCGACCTCGGGTCGACGAACGGAACGCAGCTGCAGGGCCGCAAGGTCTCCGAAGCGCCGCTCCCCCCTGACGCCACCGTCACCATCGGCCGCACGAACATCGTGTTCCGCATCGTCGCCGAGGCATCGACGCCGCCGCGACCGCCGGTTCCCGATGCGACGCGCGCCTTCGACACTCGACGAGGAGACTCGCGCTGA
- a CDS encoding FHA domain-containing protein FhaB/FipA, which translates to MVTDLTYLLLQIGFLVLLWFFVFAVVYSLRADLFGVKVRKMPEPAPAAAAPSAPIAPGRPSDKTEIVNAAPRASAAPTGKATTATVSRIVITSGPKAGLELPLGTEPLTIGRSSESGLVIRDDYTSSHHARLVLWGEQWMLQDLDSTNGSWHAGSRVSSPVAIDVGAPIKVGATTFELRK; encoded by the coding sequence ATGGTCACCGACCTCACCTACCTCCTGCTGCAGATCGGGTTCCTCGTTCTGCTGTGGTTCTTCGTGTTCGCCGTCGTCTATTCGCTGCGCGCCGACCTCTTCGGCGTCAAGGTGCGCAAGATGCCCGAGCCGGCACCCGCTGCGGCTGCGCCGTCGGCACCGATCGCACCCGGCCGCCCGAGCGACAAGACCGAGATCGTCAACGCCGCGCCCCGCGCTTCGGCGGCACCCACCGGCAAGGCGACCACCGCGACCGTCTCGCGCATCGTGATCACCAGCGGCCCCAAGGCCGGCCTCGAGCTTCCGCTCGGCACCGAGCCTCTGACGATCGGACGATCGAGCGAATCGGGCCTCGTCATCCGCGACGACTACACCTCGAGCCACCACGCACGCCTCGTGCTGTGGGGCGAGCAGTGGATGCTGCAAGACCTCGACTCCACGAACGGCAGCTGGCACGCGGGCTCACGCGTCTCGTCGCCGGTGGCGATCGATGTCGGCGCGCCCATCAAGGTCGGCGCGACGACGTTCGAACTCCGGAAGTAA
- a CDS encoding PP2C family protein-serine/threonine phosphatase, with translation MVFQGSSAAISHTGKVRSNNQDSAYAGSNLFVVADGMGGHAGGDVASSLAIARLAELDRPYTSTAEAERALRDSIADTAVALIDTVAQRPELSGMGTTVSALIMVDDYAVIGHIGDSRIYLYRDDALTQITADHTFVQRLVDSGRITPEEARYHPRRSVLMRVLGDMDPDPEVDTFIMPTQPGDRWLLCSDGLSGVVDDSHTAKAMAGGLAPGRTADLLLRQALDGGAPDNVTIVLVDVGGQHPVFIGTPTIVGSASNPSGIEVPAARVGRSGWLHPNRQAANEPTHFEPAAEFLEELIEEDRRRARLRRVGWFVGFALVVAAIVVGLVLAYNWTQTRYFVGADDDTVVVYRGIQQSIGPITLSTPYEDTQIPLADLPDFDRATVEGTISARSLSDAQLIVARLRETSGVGG, from the coding sequence ATGGTCTTCCAGGGCTCGAGCGCGGCGATCTCGCACACCGGCAAGGTGCGGTCCAACAACCAGGACTCCGCATACGCCGGGTCGAACCTCTTCGTCGTCGCCGACGGCATGGGCGGCCACGCCGGCGGCGATGTCGCGTCGAGCCTCGCGATCGCGCGCCTCGCCGAGCTCGACCGGCCCTACACCTCCACCGCCGAGGCCGAGCGCGCGCTGCGCGACAGCATCGCCGACACTGCCGTCGCCCTGATCGACACGGTCGCGCAGCGACCGGAGCTCTCGGGCATGGGAACCACGGTGAGCGCCCTGATCATGGTCGACGACTACGCGGTCATCGGCCACATCGGCGACTCGCGCATCTACCTCTACCGCGACGACGCGCTCACCCAGATCACCGCCGACCACACGTTCGTGCAGCGACTCGTCGACTCGGGACGCATCACCCCCGAGGAAGCGCGATACCACCCGCGACGCTCGGTGCTCATGCGCGTGCTCGGCGACATGGACCCCGATCCCGAGGTCGACACGTTCATCATGCCGACGCAGCCGGGCGACCGCTGGCTGCTCTGCTCCGACGGCCTGTCGGGTGTCGTCGACGACTCCCACACCGCCAAGGCGATGGCCGGGGGGCTCGCGCCCGGGCGCACCGCCGACCTCCTCCTGCGGCAGGCGCTCGACGGCGGCGCCCCCGACAACGTCACGATCGTCCTGGTCGACGTCGGCGGACAGCATCCGGTGTTCATCGGAACCCCGACGATCGTCGGCTCCGCGTCGAACCCCAGCGGCATCGAGGTGCCGGCCGCCCGGGTCGGGCGCAGCGGATGGCTGCACCCCAACCGTCAGGCCGCGAACGAGCCCACCCACTTCGAGCCCGCCGCCGAGTTCCTCGAGGAGCTCATCGAAGAAGACCGCCGTCGCGCCCGCCTGCGACGCGTCGGCTGGTTCGTCGGGTTCGCGCTCGTCGTCGCGGCGATCGTGGTCGGTCTGGTGCTCGCCTACAACTGGACGCAGACGCGCTACTTCGTCGGCGCCGACGACGACACCGTCGTCGTCTACCGCGGCATCCAGCAGTCCATCGGCCCGATCACGCTCTCGACCCCGTACGAGGACACGCAGATCCCCCTGGCCGACCTGCCCGACTTCGACCGAGCGACCGTCGAGGGAACCATCTCGGCGCGCTCGCTGTCGGATGCGCAGCTGATCGTCGCGCGACTGCGCGAGACCTCGGGGGTGGGGGGATGA